The Amyelois transitella isolate CPQ chromosome 20, ilAmyTran1.1, whole genome shotgun sequence genome has a segment encoding these proteins:
- the LOC106131447 gene encoding uncharacterized protein LOC106131447 gives MILIVLLVLMDTPWMQPHLIYPINYCSLASTCVHDSQVVCGSCADGSHRTFLDKCDMYEFNCDYGTLFDVYTHDCNDDNQPNAGESETQNNENADIVTENEMDYLENNDVTKTPRRLKVSDPGRDCGNSKCNILYGGWSWITTVKGETRDFHRILNENKLK, from the exons ATGATACTTATTGTTTTACTAG TTTTGATGGACACGCCTTGGATGCAGCCTCATCTCATTTAT CCAATAAACTACTGCAGCTTGGCGTCTACCTGCGTTCACGACAGTCAAGTGGTGTGCGGTAGTTGCGCAGACGGCTCACATCGCACTTTCCTCGACAAATGTGATATGTACGAATTCAATTGTGACTATGGGACAC TTTTCGATGTTTATACTCATGACTGCAATGATGATAATCAACCTAATGCTGGCGAGTCTGAAACCCAAAATAATGAGAATGCAGACATTGTCACGGAGAATGAAATGGATTATTTAGAGAATAATGATGTAACTAAAACCCCACGTAGACTGAAGGTTTCTGATCCTGGTCGTGATTGTGGCAATAGTAAATGCAACATACTTTATGGAGGTTGGAGTTGGATTACTACGGTGAAGGGAGAGACCAGAGATTTTCATAGAATCTTGAATGAAAATaagttaaagtaa
- the LOC106131609 gene encoding facilitated trehalose transporter Tret1 yields MVNKIEMESVTPVVSRLRSWTAQIIACMSPNLLLLDLGMAITFAIIAMPDLLNAPEGLSLDEDQASWFGSISFLTQPFGAVFSGPLVDFFGRKKANFLANVPHLIAWTLLYNATNMPILFIASALLGLGTGVMEAPINAYVGEITEPNTRGALCTLTQLFTSAGVLLMYFLGTVVHWRTAALICMSAPIASMICVLLVPETPVWLLSRGREKEALTSLRYLRGWTRSENVREEFDNLVVYTKNLERCVICSNTPGLDALNCEHHLMNPIKRKILKIRYVMFCKETMRPLMLTIMYFSLHILSGFAAIRPNLVNVCGALGMPGSRSNIMLIVGIITFVAALATVPIVKLTGKRKLAITAMLGCAISTTGLAIYARANLDDSVYSYDASTFPTELSHVPEILFFMLVVFNGLGIPWVLLGEVFPFRSRTTAQGIAAAANYVINFFAAKTFIDVEAGLGLWGAFVVYSIFGYLGVLYLYFFLPETEGKTLIEIESYYNGKLRTFADDPFIRLFRKSD; encoded by the exons ATGgtgaataaaatagaaatggaATCCGTGACTCCTGTAGTCAGTCGCTTGAGATCGTGGACGGCTCAG ATAATAGCATGCATGTCTCCCAACCTGCTCCTTCTGGACCTGGGTATGGCGATCACATTCGCCATCATAGCGATGCCTGATCTCCTCAACGCACCTGAAGGTCTTTCCTTGGATGAAGATCAGGCTTCTTGGTTTG GTAGCATATCATTCCTAACGCAGCCATTCGGAGCGGTGTTCTCAGGCCCACTAGTGGACTTCTTCGGCAGAAAGAAGGCTAACTTCCTGGCCAATGTTCCCCACCTCATAGCCTGGACATTACTTTACAATGCTACCAACATGCCCATACTGTTCATAGCATCTGCTTTGCTGGGTTTGGGTACGGGTGTCATGGAAGCACCCATCAACGCTTATGTTGGAGAAATCAC TGAACCCAACACCAGGGGGGCGCTATGCACGCTCACCCAACTCTTCACTTCTGCGGGAGTATTGCTGATGTACTTCCTCGGCACAGTGGTACACTGGCGAACGGCCGCCTTGATCTGCATGTCCGCTCCGATCGCCTCAATGATCTGTGTTTTGCTA GTCCCAGAAACTCCAGTTTGGCTTCTATCCCGTGGCAGAGAGAAGGAAGCGCTAACATCCTTACGTTACCTCCGAGGCTGGACCAGGTCAGAGAACGTGAGGGAGGAGTTCGATAATCTAGTCGTCTATACTAAGAATCTCGAAAGATGCGTCATTTGCTCCAACACTCCGGGCCTTGACGCTTTGAACTGCGAGCATCATTTAATGAATCCAATCAAAAG AAAAATACTCAAAATCAGATACGTGATGTTCTGCAAGGAGACCATGAGGCCTCTGATGCTGACGATCATGTACTTCTCCTTGCACATACTCAGCGGCTTCGCGGCTATCAGACCGAACTTGGTGAACGTCTGTGGAGCCTTGGGCATGCCTGGTAGTAGGAGCAACATTatg TTGATTGTAGGCATAATTACCTTCGTAGCCGCCTTAGCCACTGTCCCTATTGTCAAATTAACAGGAAAGAGAAAGTTAGCAATAACTGCGATGCTTGGCTGTGCTATAAGTACTACAGGACTCGCTATATATGCTAGAGCTAATTTAGATGATTCAGTATACTCATATGATGCCAGTACATTCCCAACAGAACTGAGTCATGTACCAGAAATATTGTTCTTCATGTTAGTAGTATTTAATGGTCTTGGAATCCCATGGGTGTTGCTTGGAGAAGTTTTTCCGTTCAG GAGTCGCACCACTGCTCAAGGCATCGCCGCTGCTGCTAATTACGTTATCAACTTCTTTGCCGCCAAAACCTTCATCGACGTCGAAGCCGGTTTAGGCTTATGGGGTGCTTTTGTCGTCTACTCCATCTTTGGTTACTTGGGCGTTTTGTACCTATACTTCTTCCTTCCTGAGACAGAAGGAAAGACGTTGATAGAAATAGAATCATACTATAACGGAAAATTGAGAACATTCGCTGACGATCCGTTTATCAGATTATTCAGAAAGTCTGACTGA
- the LOC106131608 gene encoding facilitated trehalose transporter Tret1: MAIQLREGRKTVSRARVVLSQVLACLALDFLLIGLGMSISFVTMVLPEVMDAEEGLSITKKQASWFGSLAFLCQPLGSLFSGPLLDHFGRKKALFLVNIPHVIAWILMYYAWDVPSLFIGNALLGIGTGIMEAPSVTYVGEVSDPRLRGVLTTLTNMFTSAGMFTAYLLGTVLKWRQAALVALIIPLTTMCLVLFVPETPIWLLSKGRQKEALRSLCRLRGWVEPEDVKEEFDTLIHYNDVIRQCVICVKDGRDMHPCEHANASLIKRIALKFKHVLLVKETMRPFALVMAYFMFHTMSGLAPVKPNMVNLCSALGMKYDAKTVVVFIGASAILMNIVSAITVKIIGKRKLVLGALLGTAFCSLGISIYARTSLPADVFSYEAHTFPKQGDVLPVVLFMALVCFTSLGIPWVLLSEVFPFRSRGIATGMAAALSYVIYFLSSKTNYNLESAFHLSGTFAIYATFGFVGTVYLYFFLPETESKTLAEIETFYKGEKKIFANDFLINAILKKKGNVNNGADKPMLVK; the protein is encoded by the exons atggcgatTCAATTGCGCGAAGGCCGGAAGACTGTGAGCCGAGCGAGGGTTGTTTTATCACAG GTACTGGCATGCCTGGCGCTGGACTTtcttctgattggcctgggcaTGTCCATCAGTTTCGTGACCATGGTCCTGCCAGAAGTCATGGACGCCGAAGAGGGTCTCTCCATCACTAAGAAACAGGCCTCATGGTTCG GCAGCCTTGCATTCCTCTGCCAGCCTTTAGGCAGCCTGTTCTCCGGGCCGCTCCTGGACCACTTCGGGCGAAAGAAAGCCTTATTCCTGGTGAACATACCGCATGTAATCGCTTGGATCCTAATGTACTACGCGTGGGATGTGCCCTCCCTGTTCATAGGCAACGCTTTGCTGGGCATCGGAACGGGAATCATGGAAGCACCATCAGTTACTTATGTTGGTGAAGTAAG TGACCCACGTCTCCGAGGAGTCCTGACCACGCTGACCAACATGTTCACATCGGCGGGCATGTTCACCGCCTACCTCCTCGGAACTGTGCTCAAATGGCGGCAGGCGGCGCTAGTGGCGCTCATTATACCTCTCACTACTATGTGCTTGGTGttattt GTACCTGAGACTCCAATATGGCTGCTATCAAAGGGGCGCCAAAAAGAGGCGCTTCGTTCCCTCTGCCGGCTCCGAGGTTGGGTAGAGCCAGAAGATGTTAAGGAGGAATTTGACACCCTCATTCATTACAACGACGTCATACGCCAATGTGTTATATGCGTCAAAGATGGCAGAGATATGCATCCATGCGAACATGCCAATGCCAGTTTAATAAAGAGAATAGCGTTGAAATTTAAACATGTGTTGTTGGTGAAAGAAACAATGCGTCCATTTGCCCTAGTGATGGCCTATTTTATGTTCCATACAATGAGTGGATTGGCACCAGTGAAACCAAATATGGTTAATTTGTGCTCGGCTTTGGGGATGAAGTATGATGCCAAAACTGTTGTG GTCTTCATCGGAGCTTCAGCAATATTGATGAACATTGTCTCCGCCATAACGGTCAAAATCATTGGCAAACGGAAGCTGGTTTTAGGAGCATTACTTGGTACAGCATTCTGCAGTCTCGGCATCAGCATATACGCAAGAACCAGTTTACCAGCAGACGTGTTCTCCTACGAAGCCCACACATTCCCGAAACAAGGCGATGTACTGCCTGTGGTGTTGTTCATGGCGCTCGTCTGCTTTACCAGCTTGGGTATACCTTGGGTACTGCTGTCCGAAGTTTTCCCGTTcag GAGCAGAGGTATAGCCACAGGCATGGCGGCTGCTCTTAGTTACGTTATCTACTTCCTCTCTTCAAAGACCAACTACAACCTCGAATCCGCTTTCCACCTCAGCGGAACATTTGCCATTTACGCCACTTTCGGCTTCGTTGGCACCGTTTACTTGTACTTCTTTTTGCCAGAAACTGAGTCAAAGACTTTAGCGGAAATAGAAACCTTTTACAAAGGcgagaagaaaatatttgccAATGATTTCCTCATTAATGCAATATTGAAGAAGAAaggaaatgtaaataatgGTGCTGACAAACCTATGCTAGTCAAATGA